The following coding sequences are from one Stigmatopora nigra isolate UIUO_SnigA chromosome 12, RoL_Snig_1.1, whole genome shotgun sequence window:
- the LOC144204985 gene encoding serine/threonine-protein kinase VRK1-like: MTAPKKRGLPKPLPDGFILTDTVKKKWRLGKVLGQGGFGLIYYASQDIGSSVSTDTEFVVKVEYLENGPLFSELSFYMRAAKPETMQKWMKNKKLDHLGIPKYWGSGQAEYNGLRYRFMVMERLGTDLQKISERIGGRFKKTTVLRVGQLLIGILEYMHENEYVHADIKASNLMLGHRNPQDLYLVDYGLARRYSVDGVQKEYKEMPRKGHNGTIEYTSLDAHRGVAPSRRGDIQILGFCLLHWLCGSLPWDSDLKNAVKVMEAKDRLMDKLPESVQQLSVSGASTAEVASLLMYVKSLNFQEKPDYQRLRQMLSTGAKEKLDFTVPRGVGEKSMSKALEPPNRGKRTAKGRGLPKPKPVAKEVAEEEEDDDEEEEEERGREEKKLKQASSNRRGQTLPQKSERVQRTLRSRAGALKYYKEEDSSDDDEEDDEVGEEEEEEKEENVKSKPIDARYLRGPPKGKRGRPKMV, encoded by the exons ATGACAGCACCTAAAAAGAGGGGGCTACCCAAACCCCTTCCGGACGGCTTCATACTGACTGATACAGTAAAGAAGAAATGGAGGCTGGGGAAAGTTTTGGGTCAAGGTGGCTTTGGACTGATCTACTACG CATCCCAAGACATTGGCAGCTCTGTCTCAACAGATACTGAGTTTGTTGTAAAAGTG GAATACCTTGAAAATGGCCCCCTGTTCTCTGAGCTAAGCTTCTACATGAGGGCAGCCAAACCAGAAACAA tgcaaaaatggatgaaaaataaaaaacttgacCATCTCGGCATCCCAAAATACTGGGGCTCAGGGCAAGCTGAGTACAATGGCCTCAG ATATCGTTTTATGGTCATGGAGCGGCTAGGCACCGACCTTCAGAAAATTTCCGAACGTATTGGCGGTCGATTTAAGAAGACTACAGTGCTCCGAGTTGGTCAACTTCTG ATAGGCATACTGGAATATATGCACGAGAATGAATATGTTCATGCAGACATCAAAGCCTCCAACCTCATGCTGGGTCATCGAAACCCTCAAGAT CTCTACCTAGTAGACTACGGACTGGCTCGCCGGTACAGTGTTGACGGAGTCCAAAAAGAGTATAAAGAAATGCCACGGAAAGGCCACAATGGAACAATTGAATACACCAGTCTAGATGCTCACAGAGGTGTTG CTCCATCAAGACGTGGTGACATTCAGATTCTTGGTTTTTGTCTTCTTCACTGGTTATGTGGCTCACTTCCCTGGGACAGTGATCTTAAGAATGCAGTGAAGGTCATGGAAGCCAAGGATAG ACTGATGGATAAGCTGCCAGAGTCTGTCCAGCAGCTGTCAGTGAGTGGAGCCAGCACTG CTGAGGTTGCATCCCTGCTCATGTATGTGAAGTCTCTGAACTTCCAAGAAAAGCCTGACTACCAGCGCCTAAGGCAAATGTTGTCTACTGGAGCAAAGGAAAAACTGGATTTCACTGTACCTCGTGGCGTCGGGGAGAAGTCAATGTCTAAGGCGCTGGAGCCCCCCAACAGGGGCAAG AGAACAGCAAAAGGGCGAGGTTTACCCAAACCTAAGCCTGTGGCCAAGGAAGTggcggaggaggaagaggatgatgacgaggaggaggaggaagagagagggagagaggagaagaaactGAAACAAGCAAGTTCCAACAGAAGAGGACAAACCCTTCCACAG AAGAGCGAGAGAGTCCAAAGAACGCTGAGGTCGAGGGCTGGAGCTTTGAAGTATTACAAAGAAGAAGACAGCTCggatgatgatgaagaggatgatgaagtgggggaggaagaagaggaggagaaggaagagAATGTCAAAAGCAAACCTATTGATGCGCGTTACTTGAGAGGCCCCCCAAAAGGAAAGAGAGGGCGTCCTAAAATGGTGTGA